In one Nicotiana sylvestris chromosome 8, ASM39365v2, whole genome shotgun sequence genomic region, the following are encoded:
- the LOC104224309 gene encoding uncharacterized protein: protein MENRPVDVPESHFKDLLKYWNSSPHKKMSETNTENQNKLKCPHTAGRTPFALIREAKRSNSLILRILCQSKDIFVATRKRKLDRVYKTSYDNTISKIAGRERLQSTQESQDGNHSLMLLHQSWHLNIQVAVA, encoded by the exons ATGGAGAACAGGCCAGTAGATGTTCCGGAATCTCACTTTAAGGATCTTCTTAAATATTGGAACTCCTCTCCTCACAAG AAAATGTCCGAAACCAATACTGAGAATCAAAATAAGTTGAAGTGTCCGCACACTGCTGGCAGAACACCTTTTGCTCTAATTCGCGAG GCAAAAAGAAGTAACTCTCTGATACTTCGGATACTCTGTCAAAGTAAGGACATCTTTGTGgctacaagaaaaagaaaacttgacCGAGTATACAAAACCTCATATGACAATACGATTAGTAAAATT GCTGGAAGGGAGAGACTACAATCAACTCAAGAAAGTCAAGATGGCAATCATTCCCTGATGCTTTTGCATCAGTCATGGCACCTGAACATCCAGGTCGCGGTCGCGTGA